In one window of Crocosphaera subtropica ATCC 51142 DNA:
- a CDS encoding ParB/RepB/Spo0J family partition protein has protein sequence MSKISKPFQPLGINALFGEELEEDKQITPHYIPIELILLPPSQPRRYFDPEKMAQLTESIRVDGILQPLVVRPHPTKSGAYELVFGERRYRGAKNAELTEVPIIVKDLSDSQAQRFALIENLHREDLNPVDEVEGILQLLSHALNQPVPDTISALHYLKNKKENKVTDNVIRNEVESTILEIFDKLGQNWYSFTCNRLNLLNLPNDLLTALREGKIAYTKAKTIAKLKNSEQRELILSQAIANQWSQRKIAQKVKEILAQRTEEKTKTLTPSGQVDNLSKRIKQAKLWERKDIWKKVKTRLKYIEDVLDSLEDETNIVSQESSK, from the coding sequence ATGTCTAAAATAAGTAAACCTTTTCAACCATTAGGAATCAATGCTTTATTTGGGGAGGAGTTAGAAGAAGATAAACAGATTACCCCCCATTACATCCCCATTGAGTTAATTCTACTTCCTCCCTCACAACCCCGTCGCTATTTTGACCCTGAAAAAATGGCGCAATTAACAGAGTCGATTCGTGTTGATGGCATTCTTCAACCTTTAGTGGTGCGCCCTCATCCGACGAAATCAGGAGCTTATGAATTAGTTTTTGGGGAACGTCGCTATCGGGGAGCTAAAAACGCCGAACTTACCGAAGTTCCCATCATTGTTAAAGACTTAAGTGATTCTCAAGCTCAACGATTCGCTTTAATTGAAAACTTACATCGGGAAGACCTTAATCCAGTTGATGAAGTTGAGGGGATTTTACAATTGCTATCTCATGCTCTTAATCAACCAGTTCCTGACACGATTTCTGCTCTTCATTACCTCAAAAATAAGAAAGAAAATAAAGTTACGGATAACGTTATCCGTAATGAAGTCGAATCAACAATTTTGGAAATTTTTGATAAGCTTGGACAAAATTGGTATTCTTTTACTTGTAATCGATTAAATTTACTTAACTTACCTAATGATCTTTTAACCGCTTTGCGAGAAGGAAAAATAGCTTATACTAAAGCTAAAACCATTGCCAAGCTCAAAAATTCTGAACAACGAGAACTAATTTTATCCCAGGCGATCGCTAACCAATGGAGTCAACGAAAAATAGCTCAAAAAGTTAAAGAAATTCTAGCCCAAAGAACAGAAGAAAAAACAAAAACCCTTACGCCTAGTGGCCAAGTAGACAATTTAAGTAAACGAATTAAACAAGCTAAACTATGGGAAAGAAAAGATATTTGGAAAAAAGTAAAAACTCGATTGAAATATATTGAGGATGTTCTTGATTCCCTTGAAGACGAAACCAACATTGTTAGCCAAGAAAGTTCTAAGTAG
- the xseB gene encoding exodeoxyribonuclease VII small subunit, which produces MDSTSAPNDWNYETAISSVEEMINKIESGNLPLETVFEEFELAVEQVNQCEQFLNQGMEKMELLIETLEDFEEEF; this is translated from the coding sequence ATGGACTCTACCAGCGCACCCAATGATTGGAATTATGAAACAGCAATTTCCTCTGTAGAAGAAATGATCAACAAAATAGAATCAGGGAATTTACCTTTAGAAACCGTTTTTGAAGAGTTTGAACTAGCTGTAGAACAAGTCAATCAATGTGAGCAATTTCTTAACCAGGGGATGGAAAAAATGGAATTACTAATAGAAACCCTAGAAGATTTTGAAGAAGAATTTTGA
- the xseA gene encoding exodeoxyribonuclease VII large subunit, with protein MNENIDTALSVAGLTEYIKLLLEEDPQLIQVWVTGEVSSLHVHRMGVFFTLSDNKGQATIKCVVWNSQKDRLLELPKLGVEILVMGNVRLYAKKGEYQLTVFQVLATGEGLQALRYQQLKNRLASEGLFDTSLKRSLPSFPQIIAVVTAATAAAWGDIQKTLSQRNPGVKVLFSPATVQGKEAPSSIVKAIERVNHDGRAELIILARGGGAVEDLFCFNDERVVRAISESSIPVITGIGHQRDETLADLVADVNAHTPTAAAEMAVPSYEVLRIEHQQRSYRLLASIKQRLRQESEQLASLKKRLKNLPVNAVSLREAKMRTLMLKQKLEALDPHAVLERGFSVVRQIDGEIIRESKQLREGQELTIQLPQGKIKVKVTEILS; from the coding sequence ATGAATGAAAATATAGACACAGCCTTATCAGTCGCAGGATTAACAGAATATATTAAGTTACTCTTAGAAGAAGATCCCCAACTAATTCAAGTGTGGGTAACGGGAGAAGTATCGAGTCTTCATGTTCACCGAATGGGTGTATTTTTTACCCTAAGTGATAATAAAGGCCAAGCAACAATCAAATGTGTGGTGTGGAACTCGCAAAAAGATCGATTACTTGAATTACCCAAACTAGGGGTAGAGATTTTAGTAATGGGGAATGTCCGTCTTTATGCCAAAAAGGGAGAATATCAATTAACCGTATTCCAAGTATTAGCCACAGGAGAAGGACTCCAGGCACTACGCTACCAACAGCTAAAAAACAGGTTGGCCAGTGAAGGATTATTCGACACCAGTCTTAAGCGATCGCTTCCCTCATTTCCTCAAATAATTGCAGTTGTTACCGCAGCAACCGCAGCAGCGTGGGGGGATATCCAAAAAACATTAAGCCAAAGAAATCCAGGAGTAAAGGTGTTGTTCTCCCCGGCAACAGTTCAAGGGAAAGAAGCTCCATCGTCTATTGTGAAAGCCATCGAACGAGTGAACCATGATGGAAGAGCGGAATTAATTATTTTGGCCAGGGGAGGGGGAGCCGTCGAAGATTTGTTCTGCTTTAATGATGAAAGGGTGGTGAGGGCGATCTCGGAATCCTCCATTCCCGTCATTACCGGAATTGGCCACCAACGAGACGAAACCTTAGCGGACTTAGTGGCAGATGTGAATGCTCACACCCCAACCGCAGCAGCAGAAATGGCAGTCCCCTCTTATGAAGTGCTGCGAATAGAACATCAACAGCGCTCATATCGGCTACTCGCTAGTATCAAGCAAAGACTCAGACAAGAATCAGAACAATTAGCCTCATTGAAAAAACGTCTGAAAAATCTTCCGGTTAATGCAGTTTCACTCAGAGAAGCCAAGATGAGAACCCTGATGTTAAAGCAAAAATTAGAAGCTTTAGACCCCCATGCTGTTTTAGAACGGGGGTTTTCTGTGGTGCGTCAAATCGATGGAGAGATTATCCGAGAAAGTAAACAATTAAGAGAAGGACAAGAATTAACGATACAATTACCCCAAGGAAAGATCAAAGTAAAAGTCACCGAAATTTTGTCATAG
- a CDS encoding GNAT family N-acetyltransferase — protein MVELLEKCNVRKAISQDIWAIRWLVLAAFLDPTQLKVEQFWVIELDRKIIACGQLRSFEKAQELGSVVVKKTYRNQGLGTYLTQHLIEERTGTLYLECLGNKLKNFYKRFGFIEVNFETSSPQLPEKFWVTKTLAKWLKLPLFIMILK, from the coding sequence ATGGTTGAGTTGCTAGAAAAGTGTAATGTACGGAAAGCTATTTCCCAAGACATCTGGGCGATTCGATGGTTAGTATTGGCAGCATTTCTTGACCCAACCCAGTTAAAAGTAGAACAATTTTGGGTGATTGAATTAGACAGAAAAATAATTGCTTGTGGTCAATTAAGAAGCTTTGAGAAAGCTCAAGAATTGGGAAGTGTTGTAGTGAAAAAAACTTATCGAAATCAAGGATTAGGGACTTATTTAACCCAGCATCTTATAGAAGAAAGAACTGGTACTCTTTATCTAGAATGTTTAGGAAATAAGCTGAAAAACTTTTATAAAAGATTTGGGTTTATTGAGGTAAATTTTGAAACAAGTTCTCCTCAGTTACCAGAAAAATTTTGGGTAACAAAGACCTTAGCTAAGTGGTTAAAACTCCCTTTATTTATTATGATTTTGAAATGA
- a CDS encoding type II toxin-antitoxin system HicB family antitoxin: MKYKGYEAVVSVDDEQGIFHGEVINIRDVITFQGQSFSELKQAFIESVEDYLEFCAQRGEEPDKPFSGRFVVRIDPELHKQISIKAKQEGKSLNTWVSEKLSSGV; the protein is encoded by the coding sequence ATGAAATATAAAGGATATGAAGCAGTGGTTTCGGTTGATGATGAACAAGGAATCTTTCATGGTGAAGTAATTAATATTAGGGATGTAATAACGTTCCAAGGTCAAAGCTTTTCTGAATTAAAACAAGCTTTTATTGAATCAGTAGAAGATTATTTAGAGTTTTGCGCTCAACGAGGAGAAGAACCAGATAAACCGTTTTCAGGTCGTTTTGTAGTGAGAATTGACCCTGAGTTACATAAACAAATTTCTATTAAAGCTAAACAAGAAGGAAAAAGCTTGAACACATGGGTGAGTGAGAAATTATCTTCTGGAGTTTAA
- a CDS encoding type II toxin-antitoxin system HicA family toxin, whose product MALNKKQQKTLSKLFEQPVRSDISWKDIESLLLALGAEISEGRGSRVRVALNGVRAVFHRPHPQPQTDKGAVGSMRRFLTEAGVKADEI is encoded by the coding sequence ATGGCACTAAACAAAAAACAACAAAAAACGCTCTCTAAGCTTTTTGAGCAACCAGTGCGCTCAGACATATCCTGGAAAGATATTGAGTCCTTACTATTAGCGTTGGGAGCGGAAATATCCGAAGGAAGAGGCTCGAGAGTGAGGGTAGCTCTCAATGGAGTTAGAGCAGTTTTTCACCGTCCCCACCCCCAACCTCAAACGGATAAGGGGGCAGTGGGATCAATGAGACGATTTTTAACTGAAGCAGGAGTAAAAGCTGATGAAATATAA
- a CDS encoding tyrosine-type recombinase/integrase: MSNLVSTHSAKTILISDTQILNFFDDFLNTDVGNGRAADDTVRTYLCHLKQFVHWCQTNTLNPIEATFANLKRFRRWLVKEQQYQTATISLKLAVLRRFYDALLENEYISFNPALRLRPPTEVKDPAATINYLQSEEMSRLLDSLPAENTVHALRDRFLVSAMVLQGFRTADLHRVCVGNIVRDGKNVGLRVSSKRHTRVVPLTPDLAKLLRCYLRARRKAGELITESTPLFLSVARNNKKMWKPLSRRSFRRIVDKYLNAIGLKELPRPQNPKKLTGSQEKKNLPTTGKSKKAHNLSKYKPKPRKLSAHSLRHTAATLALRAGATLEQVQDLLGHTDPKTTMVYVHIGDRWLHNPALLLSGNQPKLGGNITRRIKQLLESLRRMNPLHLTLHEEETLRVLETICA, encoded by the coding sequence ATGTCTAACCTCGTTTCTACCCACTCGGCCAAAACCATCCTCATCTCAGATACCCAAATCCTCAACTTCTTCGATGACTTTCTCAACACCGATGTGGGGAACGGACGAGCAGCCGACGACACCGTAAGAACCTACCTTTGCCACCTCAAGCAATTTGTCCACTGGTGCCAAACTAATACCCTCAATCCCATTGAAGCTACTTTCGCCAACCTCAAACGCTTCCGTCGTTGGTTAGTCAAAGAGCAACAATATCAAACCGCTACGATTTCATTGAAACTCGCTGTCCTTCGTCGCTTTTACGACGCTCTCCTTGAAAACGAATACATCAGCTTCAATCCAGCCCTTCGCCTTCGCCCCCCCACAGAAGTTAAAGATCCAGCCGCCACCATCAATTACCTCCAAAGTGAGGAAATGTCTCGGTTACTCGATAGCCTTCCTGCTGAGAATACCGTCCATGCTTTACGCGATCGCTTCTTGGTCTCAGCAATGGTCTTGCAAGGCTTTCGCACGGCGGATTTACATCGCGTTTGTGTCGGGAATATTGTCAGAGATGGGAAAAACGTGGGATTAAGAGTATCATCCAAACGCCATACAAGGGTCGTGCCGTTAACCCCCGATTTAGCCAAGTTATTACGGTGTTACTTGCGAGCCAGAAGAAAAGCAGGGGAACTCATAACCGAATCAACCCCGTTGTTCCTCTCTGTGGCCCGTAACAATAAAAAGATGTGGAAACCCTTGAGCCGGCGCTCCTTTCGCCGCATTGTCGACAAATATCTGAATGCGATCGGGCTGAAAGAATTACCTCGTCCTCAAAACCCCAAAAAGCTGACTGGGAGCCAAGAAAAGAAAAACTTGCCCACCACAGGCAAGAGCAAAAAAGCGCATAACCTCTCAAAGTATAAACCCAAACCCAGGAAGTTAAGCGCACACTCGTTGAGACACACGGCAGCAACACTGGCCTTGAGAGCAGGGGCAACCTTAGAACAAGTGCAGGATCTACTGGGACACACCGACCCGAAAACGACGATGGTGTATGTCCACATAGGCGATCGCTGGTTGCATAATCCGGCGCTGTTGTTGTCGGGGAATCAACCGAAATTAGGGGGAAATATAACCAGAAGAATTAAGCAACTACTGGAATCATTGAGAAGGATGAATCCACTCCATTTAACTCTTCATGAAGAAGAAACTCTAAGGGTTTTGGAAACAATCTGTGCGTAA